In Streptomyces sannanensis, the DNA window TCGTCCTCCTTCGCCGCCAGAGCGGCCGCGGGCGCGGGTGCGCCGGGCGTGCTGCGGGCCGCCGTGTCGTCTGGCTCACGCCCGTGCTGCGGCCACAGGCCCTGGGGGCGGAGCAGCATGACGACGATGAGCAGCACGCCGAACACGAAGAACCGGTAGTCGGCCAGGTCCCGCAGCAGCTCGGGGAGCAGGCTGATGAAGACGGCGCCGACCACGACACCGCGGGTGGAGCCCATGCCGCCGAGCACGACCGCCATCAGGACGAGGGCGGACTGCAGGAACGTGAAGCTGGCCGGGGAGACCGCCGAGAGCTGGGCGGCGAACAGCACCCCCGAGAGCCCTCCCCAGACCGCGCCCGCGACATAGGCGGCCAGCTTGACCCGGTACGTATTGATTCCGCTGGCTTCGGCCGCGTCCTCGTCCTCCCTGACGAACCGCCAGGCGCGCCCGATACGGGAGCGGCCGAGCCGGGCGGCGAACAGCACCGCGACCGAGACGATCACCACGGTGGTGTAGTAGAAGGTGACCGGATCCGAGAGCGTGTCGCCGAGCAGCCCCGGTATGCCGTAGATCCCCGAAGGGCCGCCGGTGATGTCCAGGTTGTTGGCGACGATCCGGATGATCTCCCCGAAGCCGAGGGTGACGATCGCCAGATAGTCGCTGCGCAGCCGTAGCGTCGGGCCTCCGATCACCACTCCGGCCACCACCGTCACCAGAACGACGACCGGCACGGTGGCCAGGAGCGGAACCTCCATCCGCGTGGCGAGTATCCCGCCGGTGTACGCGCCGACGGCGAGGAAGGCGGCGAAGCCCAGGTCGAGCAGGCCGCAGTAGCCGACGACGATGTTCAGACCGACGGCGAGCATCACGAAGACGGCCGCGCTGGTCATCACGTTCAGGGCGTACGGGGTGGCAGTCACGAACGGGGCCAGCAGGCCGATCGCGAGCCCGCCCCAGCCGAGCCTCCGGTTCTCCAGCAGCCGTGTGACGACCGAGGGTCCGCGCCCCCTGACCGGCTTGACCGGTGGGTTCTGGTTCTGGACGGCCGTCATCACACGCGCTCCGTCACACGCTCGCCGAGCAGGCCGGTGGGCCGCACGGTCAGGAAGAGGATGAGGAAACCGAAGGCGAACACGTCGCGCCATTCGCCGCCGAACCAATCGGTGCTGAAGGACTCCAGCAGACCGAGGACGATGCCGCCGAGCATGGTGCCCTTCATGTTGCCGATGCCGCCGATGACCGCAGCGGTGAACGCCTTGAGCCCGATGATGAAGCCCATCAGGAAGTCGATCTTCCCGTAGTACGCGCCCGCCATGACTCCGGCCGCTCCGGCCAGGGCCGAACCGATGAAGAACGTACGGGAGATGACCGCGTCGACGTCGATGCCCATCATCAGACAGGCCTTCGGGTCCAGCGCGATGGCGCGCATCGCCCGGCCCTGGCGGCTGCGCATGACGAGGGCGTTGAGCGCCACCATCAGACCGACGGCGACCACCATGAGCACGAGCTGCTGAACGGTGATCTTGGCGCCGAGCACCGACAGGCCAGTACCGTCG includes these proteins:
- a CDS encoding branched-chain amino acid ABC transporter permease; this encodes MAQLIWNGLFVGSFYALVALGYSMVYGVIKLLNFAHGDLYMLGAFSGFALLGTFGEIPGGSLIALFVVLVLTMLVTGLSGVALERVAYRPLRSAPRLSLLITAVGASFALEYGVRIFAGPNPQVYPVRLDGTGLSVLGAKITVQQLVLMVVAVGLMVALNALVMRSRQGRAMRAIALDPKACLMMGIDVDAVISRTFFIGSALAGAAGVMAGAYYGKIDFLMGFIIGLKAFTAAVIGGIGNMKGTMLGGIVLGLLESFSTDWFGGEWRDVFAFGFLILFLTVRPTGLLGERVTERV
- a CDS encoding branched-chain amino acid ABC transporter permease; the encoded protein is MTAVQNQNPPVKPVRGRGPSVVTRLLENRRLGWGGLAIGLLAPFVTATPYALNVMTSAAVFVMLAVGLNIVVGYCGLLDLGFAAFLAVGAYTGGILATRMEVPLLATVPVVVLVTVVAGVVIGGPTLRLRSDYLAIVTLGFGEIIRIVANNLDITGGPSGIYGIPGLLGDTLSDPVTFYYTTVVIVSVAVLFAARLGRSRIGRAWRFVREDEDAAEASGINTYRVKLAAYVAGAVWGGLSGVLFAAQLSAVSPASFTFLQSALVLMAVVLGGMGSTRGVVVGAVFISLLPELLRDLADYRFFVFGVLLIVVMLLRPQGLWPQHGREPDDTAARSTPGAPAPAAALAAKEDE